Proteins co-encoded in one Waddlia chondrophila WSU 86-1044 genomic window:
- a CDS encoding bifunctional riboflavin kinase/FAD synthetase, with translation MIGIYQKIEDFKPLDVPVVLTIGNFDGVHRGHHRVIEQSVSYARLIGGKSVVLTFSNHPSEVLPNRTPVLPICTPLHKKQLLEKLSVDFLIQIPFSLEFSKQSAETFIQSIRKFIPFSHLVLGYDARFGNNRQGDQEAIQQQAKIFGFTTDYIDCVDINGITVSSSNIRIAVKNGNFTEASKLLERPYSILSTVIKGEQIGTQIGFPTANLDVANLCLPPFGVYAVHLKCDQATLPGVANLGVAPTLKNTRLPTFEVFMLDGILNLLGKTVELIPLHFLRTEVKFSSLKQLKQQISEDIKTAKIFFKHSKKDKDELLG, from the coding sequence ATGATCGGTATCTATCAAAAAATAGAAGATTTTAAGCCACTTGATGTTCCTGTTGTGCTAACCATTGGGAATTTCGACGGCGTCCATCGTGGACATCACCGCGTCATAGAACAATCTGTCTCCTATGCACGGTTAATCGGTGGAAAAAGCGTCGTTCTGACTTTTAGCAACCACCCTTCTGAAGTTCTTCCCAATCGCACTCCTGTACTACCTATCTGCACTCCCTTACACAAAAAGCAACTTCTTGAAAAGCTATCTGTTGATTTTCTCATCCAAATCCCCTTCTCTCTTGAGTTTTCAAAACAGTCGGCAGAAACTTTTATTCAATCGATCAGAAAATTTATCCCTTTCTCCCATTTGGTACTAGGATATGATGCACGATTCGGCAACAATCGCCAAGGAGATCAAGAGGCAATTCAACAACAAGCCAAAATCTTCGGCTTCACAACTGATTATATCGACTGCGTTGATATCAATGGCATCACCGTCTCTAGCAGCAACATCCGCATTGCTGTAAAAAACGGCAATTTCACCGAAGCCAGCAAGCTTTTGGAAAGACCGTACTCTATCTTATCAACTGTTATTAAAGGTGAACAAATCGGCACTCAAATCGGCTTTCCTACAGCTAATCTCGATGTTGCCAACCTCTGCCTTCCTCCATTTGGAGTCTATGCAGTCCATTTAAAATGCGATCAAGCCACTCTGCCCGGAGTTGCCAATTTAGGAGTTGCTCCCACTTTGAAAAATACCCGACTGCCAACTTTTGAAGTCTTTATGTTAGACGGTATTTTAAACCTTCTTGGAAAGACTGTCGAACTCATACCACTGCATTTTCTCCGCACCGAGGTCAAATTTTCTTCTCTCAAGCAACTTAAGCAGCAAATATCAGAAGACATAAAAACTGCGAAAATATTTTTCAAACATTCAAAAAAAGATAAGGACGAGCTTCTTGGATGA